GTGCATGCCATGCTCGCCTTGCTCAAAAGCGTTGGTAAAAAGGTGGAACGCCTGAAACCCAATGTTTACCGAATTAACGGGCAGGTCAACAACCAACAACTGCCCTATGAGATGGGCACCAATTTACGGGCTTCGGTTCTTTTTCTGGGCGGTTTGCTGCCGGTCACGGGCGAGGTTCGCCTGCCTCCGCCGGGTGGCTGCGTGATTGGCCGACGAAATCTGGATGCGCATTTTGATGTGGCCGCTTCTTTTGGCGCGCAAGTTGAATTTGACGAGAGTGTTTACGTTTTTCGCGCATCGGGCGTTCTTCCCGCGCATATCTGGTTGCGCGAGGCTTCGGTTACGGCAACGGCCAACGCGCTGTTGATCGCCGCCAGAACCGCCGGGCAAACCGTCATCGAAAACGCCGCTTCCGAACCGCACATTGGCGATTTGTGCAATGTTCTGACTAAAATGGGCGCGCAGATCGAAGGCATCGGCTCCAACAAATTACGAATCATCGGCCGTGAGCGCCTAACAGGCTTTGAGCACGATATCGTGCCCGACCACATCGAAGCCGGAACCTTTGCCATTACCGCGGCCTGTCTGCAAAGCGAGCTGGTTATCCACGACGCCCTGCAGGAACACCTGCGTATGATCGCCTTTCACTTACAGCAGATGAATGTCGATCTGCAATTCATTGATAACAGAACTCTGCACATCAAGCCGTCAAAGTTAATTTCGAAGACCGGCAAAGTGCAGGTGGGGCTGTGGCCCGGCTTCCCCACCGATTTAATGAGTCCGATGATTGTGCTGGCCACCCAGGCGCAGGGCATGACGCTCTGCCACGACTGGATGTACGAATCGCGCATGTTTTTTGTCGATAAGCTTTCCATTATGGGCGCCAACACCATCTTGTGCGATCCACACCGCGTGATTGTGCACGGCCCATCCCCTTTAAAAGGGCAGGAACTAAGCAGCCCGGATATCCGCGCTGGCATTGCCTTGCTCATCGCCGCCATGGCCGCCAGAGGCCAGAGCGTGATCGATCGTATTGAACTGATTGACCGCGGTTACGAAAACATCGACGTCAGGTTGAACAAAATCGGCGCCGACATCCAAAGAGTGGATTAAGACACGCGGAACAAAACGTTGTTTTAGCAAGGAGATTTTCCCTTTTGCCGGAGGCTGCGACTGCCGAATGAGCGAGGTTGCTGTTTTTTTCAATTAGATTGTATTTCCAGGGCCGCAAAGCCGCAACCAAAAACGAACCACCAAGAGCGCAAAGAGTGTTAAAAATTTAAAATAGTTTTAATTGCCCTCACCCTCTTGATCTCCTTTTTCAAGAATAAAAGTCTGGGAGAGGGGAACGCTGAAAGTGGACAGTTGCCATTCAACCATTCAACTAATCAACTATTCAACCAATCCAGCAGCACAAAAATTTTCGCACGCTAATGCATTACATTTTTTGAAGGAAGTATTCTAAATTTAGCAAGAGGCAGCGGCCGGTAAATCTATGTCTTGCGGGCGGGCTGCACAGATCAGGGGATTCTTCGCTTGGCGAAGAATCCCATTCAAGCGACCTAAAAAATTAAAAGCGGGCTGAACCTCGCCTTTCTCTTAATAATCATACTCCATATCGTAATATCGCGGATCCAGACGGTAGTCGCCAAAACCGGTGTAATCCACAAACAAAAACGTCTTGCGCAGCGTGTAGTACTGCCATATCTCGTAAGGCGGACTATCGATTTCAAACGGATGGCGCTCAATATCGTCGGGAAAGCCAAATTTAATTAAAATGCGCCCGCGATCGGTCTCCCAGCCATCCTGGGTCATGGTCGAAAAATAGGTGTTGGCGTAGTTGACGCGCTTGAAATATTCGTCCTTCAACTCGTTTTTAGCCGTGGTCGGATCCGGATCGCGCTCCTTCCAGTAGCGTTCAAAAAAAGCCTTCTTTTCTTCCAGCGAAGCATTTAAGTATTTTTTTAAAGTGTCCGCGTTTAAGATGTAAGACATCTGATGCAGAGCCAGGTCGATATCTTCTTCTGTGCTGGGAACCGTTGACCAGAAGAAAGAAAAGCTCTGCGAAACCTGCGCTTTTTTGTTGCCAACGATGGCTTCTACGGTGAGTAAATATTTATTCCGTTTCAGGCGTTCTCTTTTTAACGTGAATAATTGTGAAAAGATATGGTTTTGTGGTATCACCGTGATCATGCTGTCGATCTCAACAATTTTCTTTTTACTGCGCCGTTTTTCGCCTTTAAAAATGTAGCGCAGGGTTACCGGTTGGCCAATCTGTTTTACGTAAACATCATAATAAACGTAAAAAATGCCGGCCTTTACCGTAAAGTTGTTGCTGAAGGTCGGTTCATAATCGACTACCTGCCCGCTGGAATCCTGAGTCACACTCTGTAAAAAGAGCAAACTGCCCAGCGCAACGGGTTTATCGCTAAACTCCTTAAAAGTAAATTTGATTTTACGCTTGGCCGATTTATTGGTGATTAAATCCGTGGCTTTAGCCAGCAACGAATATTCTCCCGGCGGCAATTTAAATTCTTCTTTCAGAACCACCGCCTCTTCCCGGCTGTTGGTCAAATCAAACGAAGGCACGTTGATTTTGCGGTTAACGGTGCGCATCATAACCACATTTTCGTTCTGATCATAAATAGCAAATAGCATTTCGAACTGCGTGTCAAAACCGCTGGTATCGCTTTTGATAAAAGTTAAATCATCGTACAGATGGCTGGACATGATCAGCAGACGATGGTGTTTTAAATCCGCATCGAAACGATGCTGGTAGGTAAGCTCAAAAAAGGGCAGGCCTACCCCGCTCTGCTGGTTGGTTCCCATATACTGGGCAAAGGCGGCGCCGCTAACAAAACCTAACAAAAGGACGATTAAAGAAACTTTAAATTTCATCTTTTTTCTCAAACTCTAATTCCAACATATCCTGTTAAAAATACAAAAATATTGGCCAATTGTAAAATCTTAACTTCATATTTTAGCGTACAATTCATATTCCGTGGCGTCAACAATCTCAACTTGCGCAAAATGGCCCACCGCCAGTTCTGCTCCGGACGGATTCAAAATAATCACTTCATTGTCAATTTCCGGGGCGTCCTGGTAGGTGCGCGCCAGATAAAAGTTCATTTCCGCATTGTATTCGTCGATCAGCACGGAATACTTTTGGCCGATCAACCGCTGATTTTTTTCCTGCGAGATTTCTCTTTGCAGCTCCATCAATTGTTCCTGCCGCTCGCGCGCCGTCTGTTCCGGCACTTTATCCGTCAGCTCAAAGGCCGCGGTGCCCTCTTCATCAGAATACAAAAAGGAGCCCAGCCGATCGAATCGGAAGGCCTCGACAAACTGCAGCAACTCCTGAAAGTCCTCTTCCCGCTCGCCGGGATGGCCGACAATCACCGTCGTCCTGAACGTCATATCGGGCACCAGTTTTCTGGCCGTTTGCAGAATATTTTCAATGGACTCCCGCGTTTCGGCGCGCCGCATCTTTTGCAAAACGTTTTGGCTCACATGTTGTATGGGCAGATCGAGATAGTGTAGCAATTTTTTACTCTCGCGCATCCAGTGCAGCACTTCCATGGGAAAATTGGTCGGATACCAGTAAAGAACTCTGATCCATTCAATGCCCTCCACTTCTTCCAGTCGTTGGAGCAATTCTACAATACTCTGCTTTCCGTAAAGATCCTTACCGTAATAGGAAGTATCCTGCGAAACGATGATCAGCTCTTTGGCGCCGTTGGCGGCCAGCACGCGGGCTTCTTCCACCAGCTGCTCCATGGGTTTGCTGCGGTGTTTTCCGCGGATGGCGGGAATGGCGCAAAAAGCGCAGGTGTGGTTACAACCTTCCGAAATTTTTAAATAGGCGTAATGGCGGGGCGTGGTTATTAAACGCGAACGGTACAGGGTATCCATGGCGGCGTGTCCCCGACCCAGGGCTTTCAAAATCTCCGTGTACTCTTCCGTACCGAAAATGGCGTCCACCTCGGGGATTTCCTGCTCGATCTCTTTACGGTAACGCTGGGTCAAACAACCAGCCACAAACACCTTTTTGTGCGGATCGTTTTTCTTGAGTTCCAGCGCTTCTAAAATGGCCTGGATGGATTCTTCCTTGGCGTCATTGATGAATCCGCAGGTATTGATGATTAAAACGTCCGCTTCTTCTGGCGTTTGTCCGATCTCAAATTGATTGATTTTTAACAACCCCAGCAAATTTTCGGAATCGACAATATTTTTGGGGCAGCCTAACGTGGTAACATGAATCTTTTTCATTCTTTTGCAAACAACCCTTCTAAAAATTCCTGTGGATTAAACAGTTCAAAATCGGTCATTTTTTCGCCCAGGCCGATGTATTTGACCGGAATGCCCAGCTGGCGTTTAATGGATAGCACCACACCGCCCCTGGCCGTTCCGTCCAGTTTGGTTAAAAAGATGGAATTGACTTTAACCGCTTTCACGAACTCCCGGGCCTGATTGACGGCGTTTTGTCCGTTGCCGGCGTCGATCACCAGAATGACCTCGTGGGGCGCGCCGGGAATTTGTTTATCGATCACGCGGTAGATTTTACTCAACTCGCTCATCAAATTCACCTTGGTGTGCAGACGTCCGGCCGTGTCAATAATCACATAATCTACATTCCGCGCTTTAGCCGCCGTTAGCGCGTCGAACACCACGGCCGCCGGATCGGCGCCCGGTTGATGTTTGATAATCTCACAGCCCAGACGCTGCGCCCAGATATCCAGTTGTTCGATGGCCGCCGCCCGAAAGGTATCGGCCGCAGCCAGCAACACGTTTTTGCCCTGCTGCTTGTAATGGTGCGCCAGCTTGGCGATGGAAGTGGTTTTACCCGTGCCGTTTACGCCCACCACCAATACCACATAAGGCCTGTGCGTTACCGATTCTTCCGGCGGAGCCAGCAACTGCCGACTCAACTCTTCTTTCAAAATCTTTTGCAGGTCTTCGGGAGATTCCGCCTTTTGCCGTTTGGCCTGCTGACGCAAATGCTCGATGATCTCCATGGTCGTATCCACGCCCACATCGCCGGTGATTAATATCTCTTCAATCTCTTCCAATAAATCTTCATCGATTTTTTTATGCGCGCTGAACACATTGTTCAGTTTGGAAAAAACATTTTCTCTGGTTTTCTTTAATCCCTGTTTAATTTTCCCTAACACCGACTGTCAACTCCTTTCCTTAATTAAAAGACCGTTTAACCCATTTAAAGAAAAAAAGATTCCCTGTTAACCTTTCCCCTGAAAGTTAGGATAATCGAATTGAAAACGCGCTTTAAAATACCAGCGCGTAAAATAAAAACCGGCCGCCATTAACGCAAAATAAAATGGAATTTTTAAACACACAGCCAGCGCAAAAAACAAGATGCTGAATTTAGTGGCCCGGATGGTAGCCGAAACCTCGGGCAGCCGCAGCGTCCACACAAAAAAAGGCAACGCTGGCGCCACCATGATTAGCGCCAGCCGATCTTGCAAAACAACGGCGCTGATTAAGCCTGCCAGATAAAAAAGAAAGGCAACGTACACTATGGTTTTAATGCCAAACTGCACAGCCAGCGTTTTTTTACCGGCCGCCCGATCTCCCTCCACATCGGGCAGTGTGGTGTAAAAATAAAGAGCCGTGTTAAACAACAAATAGGGCAGCGCATCCAGCAATAATACGCAGGAAAACTGTTGATGAACGGCCAGCCAGCCCAGACAAAAGGCCAGAAAGCCCATGGCCATGTTGGCCCACAAACTCCACCAGGGTTTATCCTTAAAACGAAAAGGCTTAAAGTTGTACAAATAACCGGTAATCACAATAAATATCAGGATGGTAGCAAAAATACGCCAATCAACAGCCAGCGCAAGAACCAGCGACAGAGCGAGCAGTACAATCACTTCCACCACGGCGTTTTTGCGAGGAATGTGGCCTTTTGAAATCAAAAACAATTTATTATTTTTCAAATCCGATTCCACGTCGGCCAGCTGGTTTAGCAAAAAACTTCCGCCCATGGCCAGCGCAAAAGAGACGAATAAAACAGCCAGCAGGCCAAAATCCAGCTCGCTCCATTCTGACGGGGTTAAGGCCCAGCGATGCTTGAACACGATCAAATATCCGGCCAGCAAGGTGGACCATCCCGGGTAAAAGAGCATGGGACGCAAGACAAAAAAATAGTCCAGATAGTTAAGCCACTTAGTTTGCTTGTTTGCGCTTTTCAATTTTTCAGTTCACTTTCTGTTTCCAACAAACCCAATACAAGGTGACGATTTTCCGCGGAAATTCTTCCACGTTTGTGTTCAGAGTTCTTTTATTGACCTTTTGATGATCAAACATTCCACCTCTAAACCACTAAACTCCTAAACCTCTAAACCTTCTTTTAAACCATTTCCTCAACCAACGGCGTTCGGCCTTTCCAGTACTGGTCCTCACTCCAGGCGGATGTGGTTGGAATAAATCCAGGGTCGATTTTCCACATGCGCTTCCACTCGGTAAACGCCCCTTTCCTTGCCTTTAAATTCCAGATTTCGACCTGTTTTTTGGGCCAGGGTTTTGCCATTATGGATAAACAGCACGCTGGCTTCCTTGGGCAGTTCAACCTTAAAGACGGTGTCCGGT
This sequence is a window from Caldithrix abyssi DSM 13497. Protein-coding genes within it:
- the murA gene encoding UDP-N-acetylglucosamine 1-carboxyvinyltransferase, which translates into the protein MARFLITGEQQLQGEIKTAGNKNAALPIIAATLLTEESCILRNMPEIRDVHAMLALLKSVGKKVERLKPNVYRINGQVNNQQLPYEMGTNLRASVLFLGGLLPVTGEVRLPPPGGCVIGRRNLDAHFDVAASFGAQVEFDESVYVFRASGVLPAHIWLREASVTATANALLIAARTAGQTVIENAASEPHIGDLCNVLTKMGAQIEGIGSNKLRIIGRERLTGFEHDIVPDHIEAGTFAITAACLQSELVIHDALQEHLRMIAFHLQQMNVDLQFIDNRTLHIKPSKLISKTGKVQVGLWPGFPTDLMSPMIVLATQAQGMTLCHDWMYESRMFFVDKLSIMGANTILCDPHRVIVHGPSPLKGQELSSPDIRAGIALLIAAMAARGQSVIDRIELIDRGYENIDVRLNKIGADIQRVD
- a CDS encoding GWxTD domain-containing protein; protein product: MKFKVSLIVLLLGFVSGAAFAQYMGTNQQSGVGLPFFELTYQHRFDADLKHHRLLIMSSHLYDDLTFIKSDTSGFDTQFEMLFAIYDQNENVVMMRTVNRKINVPSFDLTNSREEAVVLKEEFKLPPGEYSLLAKATDLITNKSAKRKIKFTFKEFSDKPVALGSLLFLQSVTQDSSGQVVDYEPTFSNNFTVKAGIFYVYYDVYVKQIGQPVTLRYIFKGEKRRSKKKIVEIDSMITVIPQNHIFSQLFTLKRERLKRNKYLLTVEAIVGNKKAQVSQSFSFFWSTVPSTEEDIDLALHQMSYILNADTLKKYLNASLEEKKAFFERYWKERDPDPTTAKNELKDEYFKRVNYANTYFSTMTQDGWETDRGRILIKFGFPDDIERHPFEIDSPPYEIWQYYTLRKTFLFVDYTGFGDYRLDPRYYDMEYDY
- the rimO gene encoding 30S ribosomal protein S12 methylthiotransferase RimO, which translates into the protein MKKIHVTTLGCPKNIVDSENLLGLLKINQFEIGQTPEEADVLIINTCGFINDAKEESIQAILEALELKKNDPHKKVFVAGCLTQRYRKEIEQEIPEVDAIFGTEEYTEILKALGRGHAAMDTLYRSRLITTPRHYAYLKISEGCNHTCAFCAIPAIRGKHRSKPMEQLVEEARVLAANGAKELIIVSQDTSYYGKDLYGKQSIVELLQRLEEVEGIEWIRVLYWYPTNFPMEVLHWMRESKKLLHYLDLPIQHVSQNVLQKMRRAETRESIENILQTARKLVPDMTFRTTVIVGHPGEREEDFQELLQFVEAFRFDRLGSFLYSDEEGTAAFELTDKVPEQTARERQEQLMELQREISQEKNQRLIGQKYSVLIDEYNAEMNFYLARTYQDAPEIDNEVIILNPSGAELAVGHFAQVEIVDATEYELYAKI
- the ftsY gene encoding signal recognition particle-docking protein FtsY codes for the protein MLGKIKQGLKKTRENVFSKLNNVFSAHKKIDEDLLEEIEEILITGDVGVDTTMEIIEHLRQQAKRQKAESPEDLQKILKEELSRQLLAPPEESVTHRPYVVLVVGVNGTGKTTSIAKLAHHYKQQGKNVLLAAADTFRAAAIEQLDIWAQRLGCEIIKHQPGADPAAVVFDALTAAKARNVDYVIIDTAGRLHTKVNLMSELSKIYRVIDKQIPGAPHEVILVIDAGNGQNAVNQAREFVKAVKVNSIFLTKLDGTARGGVVLSIKRQLGIPVKYIGLGEKMTDFELFNPQEFLEGLFAKE
- a CDS encoding UbiA family prenyltransferase — protein: MKSANKQTKWLNYLDYFFVLRPMLFYPGWSTLLAGYLIVFKHRWALTPSEWSELDFGLLAVLFVSFALAMGGSFLLNQLADVESDLKNNKLFLISKGHIPRKNAVVEVIVLLALSLVLALAVDWRIFATILIFIVITGYLYNFKPFRFKDKPWWSLWANMAMGFLAFCLGWLAVHQQFSCVLLLDALPYLLFNTALYFYTTLPDVEGDRAAGKKTLAVQFGIKTIVYVAFLFYLAGLISAVVLQDRLALIMVAPALPFFVWTLRLPEVSATIRATKFSILFFALAVCLKIPFYFALMAAGFYFTRWYFKARFQFDYPNFQGKG